GTAGTCAGGATTGGCTAGAGGGTGAAGGAGTATAAAgcagtatacagtggggcaaaaaagtatttagtcagccaccaattgtgcaagttctccaacttaaaaagatgagagaggcctgtaaattttcatcataggtacacttcaactgtgacagacaaaattagtaaacaaatccagaaaatcacattgtaggatttttaatgaatttatttgcaaattatggtggaagtatttggtcaataacaaaagtttctcaatacttcgttatataccctttgttggcaatgacagaggtcaaacgttttcacacactgttgctggtattttggcccatgccgatctcctctagagcagtgatgttttggggctgttgctgggcaacacgcactttcaactccctccaaagattttctatggggttaagATCTGAAGACtggttaggccactccaggaccttgaaatgcttcttacgaagccactcctttgttgcctgggcggtgtgtttgggatcagtgtcatgctgaaagacccagccacgtttcatctttaatacccttgctgatggaaggaggttctcactcaaaatctcacgatacatggccccattcattctttcctttacacagatcagtcgtcctggtccctttgcagaaaaacagccccaaagcatgatgtttccacccccatgcttcacagtaggtatggtgttctttggatgcaactcagcattctttgttctccaaatatgacgagttgagtttttaccaaaaagttatattttggtttcatctgaccatatgacattctcccaatcttcttctggatcatccaattgctctctagcaaacttcagacgggcctggacatgtactggcttaagcagggggacacgtctggcactgcaggatttgagtccctggcggcatagtgtgttactgatggtaggctttgttactttggtcccagctctctgcaggtcattcactaggtcccccccgtgtggttctgggatttttgctcaccgttcttgtgatcatctagtgttcaaccttcccaagttctctcacgtcaccccgctcctccgctctctccactggcttccagttgaagctcgcatccgctacaagaccatggtgcttgcctacggagctgtgaggggaacggcacctcagtacctccaggctctgatcaggccctacacccaaataagggcactgcgttcatccacctctggcctgctcgcctccctaccattgaggaagtacagttcccgctcagctcagtcaaaactgttcgctgctctggctccccaatggtggaacaaactccctcacgacgccaggacagcggagtcaatcaccaccttccggagacacctgaaaccccacctctttaaggaatacctaggataggataaagtaatccttctcaccccctccccccttaaaatatttagatgcactattgtaaagtggttgttccactggatgtcataaggtgaatgcaccaatttgtaagtcgctctggataagagcgtctgctaaatgacttaaatgtaaatgtaatcattttgaccccacggggtgagatcaggcgtggagccccagatcgagggagattatcagtggtcttgtatgtcttccatttcctaataattgctcccacagttgatttcttcaaaccaagctgcttacctattgcagattcagtcttcccagcctggtacaggtctacaattttgtttctggtgtcctttgacagctctttggtcttggccatagtagagtttgaagtttgactgtttgaggttgtggacaggtgtcttttatactgataacaagttcaaacaggtgccattaatacaggtaacaagtggaggacagaggagcctcttaaagaagaagttacaggtctgtgagagccagaaatcttgcttgtttgtaggtgacctaatgcttattttacaccataatttgcaaataaattcattaaaaaatcctacgtgattttctggatttttttctcattttgtctgtcatagttgaagtatacctatgatgaaaattacaggcctctcatctttttaagtgggagaacttgcacaattggtggctgactaaatacttttttgccccactgtatttgcaTCATACCGTTTCACTACCAAGAGTCacattggaaaagcattccagggccCTTATTCAAAAAGcgcctcagagtaggagtgctgatcttgggtcagtaaGTGTTGCCTCTTAGATCATAATGAACAACATTATATGGACAGGAAGGAACTGGTTTTAGATCAGCACTGCTACTCTTAATACTCTGTTCATACTGGCTCAGATGTGGGAATGGGAAATGCCGCTGCCTCAGTCACCTCCAAGGTAAAGATGCCGATGACAGGCTTGTGGTCGCTGACGCCGTACTCCATGTTGCTGGTGTACGAATCCTGCTTGAGTTTCAGAGGgaactcttcctcctcctcctccttctgctgCTTGGTGTTCTTCTCATCCAGACCAGAGTCCCTGTCCtcgtccttctcctcctctgggGGTGACTCTTTAGGCTTCACCCTCCACAGGATCCTGTCTGTCCAGGCCGGCTTACGCATCTTACCACTGGGCAGTCAGACGGGCGGacgagagaagagacagggattTAGTGAGACAATTTGGAAAGCGAGAAAGAGAATGATTGTCAGAAttggagagatggaaagaaacAGGAAAACGGACAAGCGAAGAGATTTAGTGAGAGACGATCAAGGAGGCAGATGTAGAGAAACAGAAAGTAAAATCAGTAGATGACTTAGAATGCATGCCCAATACATTTATTCATTCTAGTAGTATGCTAGTGTGGACATTGGAACAAAGCCTGTGTATGAGAGAATGACATGAGAGTGTGTTAAGAGACGGAGAGAGTATGACAAGTAATCTCATAAGGTCGCGTTTTACCCATCTCAGGGTCACTTCAGTCTGCTCGACATGATGGATCAGATTCCACAGTGCTTTGTATCCTTTCACCTCCCTCATTAGTCGTCTCACACATCTGTATTAGTTTGCCACCCCGTCTCACTGGGTGACTCATGCAGTGAGTGCCCTCTCAGTTGCACTGATTCGTGCACAGTGGTGGAGGCCGTACGTAATGACGCTGACACACAAACACCCGTGTAcgcccccaccccccacacaaaCACCCGCGTAcgcccccaccccccacacaaaCACTTGCGCACACATGAATGCATACAgcaacagtgcattcggaaagtatttcaGACCCTTATCACTTTTgacacattttcttacgttacagccttattctaaataagATTAAATAATTTTATCATAAATAACCcagagacatttttgcaaatgtattaaaaataaaaaaagagaaaagccttatttacataagtattcagaccctttgctatgagactcaaaattgagctcaggtgcatcctgtttccattgatcatccttgagatgtatctacaacttgattacctgtggtaaattcaattgattggacatgatttggaaaggcacacacctgtctacataaggtctcacagttgacagtgcatgacagagcaaaaaccaagctatgaggtcgaaggaattccctgtagagctccgagaaaggattgtgtcgaggcacagatctgtggaagggtagcaaaaaatgtctgctgcattgaaagtccaagaacacagtggtctccataaTTATTAAATGGAACCAACcaacccatctctgcagcactccaccaatcaggcttttatggtagagtggccagatcgaggccactcctcagtaaaagacacatgacagcctgcttggagttttccatAAGGCAcctaaggactctcagaccatgagattctctggcctgaatgccaagcgtcacgtctggagggaaccagacaccgctcatcacctggccaaaaccatccctacagtgaagcatggtggcggaggtagcatcatgctgtggggatgttttgcagctgcagggactgggagactcgtcaggatcaaaggaaagatgaacggaacaaagtacagagagatccttgatgaaaacctgctccaaagcactcaggacctcagactgcagcgaaggttcaccttccaacaggacaacgacccgaagcacacagccaagacaacgcatgagtggctttgagacaagtctctgaatgtccttgagtggcccagccggagcccgtacttgaacccaatcgaacatctctggagagacctgaaaatagctgtgcagcgatgctccccatccaaccttgagaggatttgcagagaagaccgggagaaacaccccaaataccaAGCTTACagtgtcatacccaataagactcaatgcagtaatcgctgccaaaggtgcttcaacaaagtactgaggaaagtgtctgaatacttatgtaaaatgtgatatttccgttattacattttttttttttttttgcaacaaattctaaaaacctgtttttgctttgtcattatggggtattgtctgtagattgaggagagaaaaaaacaacaacatttaatCAATTACAGAgtgactgtaacgtaacaaaatgtggaaaaagtgaatgcTTTCTGAACACACTATATACAGCGATTCGTTAGAAGTCCATAGTGACAAATCCAAGCAGCAGGACAGGAGGTTGTGCTGTATATAGCTAGTAACCATGCTTGTTAGAACCTGACAGCTGCTTACGCCCACACAGAGGCAATGGTACAGTCGGCTAGcaaagcttctctctctctcagagagaggTATTGTGGGGGTTATATTAATTAGCCTTAACAAATCCAGAATACTGTGTCCACTGAGCATGGCAGTCATGGCGCTGATACGTATCAATGGGATTTTCAAGCGGCTTCATTTGAAGATAACAGCGACTGATATACTGTTAGAGGAAACTGTGTTAGCTGCAGACAACTAtaattaattaaaaaatatatatatatatataatagcatTCACTTCAGCAgaaaaaacacaacaacaacaagacagcaaGGAATGCTGTCCTGTAGGCACCATTTTttggtgggagagagagtcatTTAGACTTTCCATAGCCTAAATCTATCCATCACCGTCTTACAACAGTTCTAGTGGGCTTATTGTGCAGGAGCAGAATACTGCTGAAGGAGGATTAGGGTGGCATTAAGAGGGGTGTTGTGAGCAGCTTACTGAACACCAAACCATGTCCGGGGGGGCCTGTGAAGTcagaagagagcagagggtttGAATAATAGTGTGTTGTGAGGAGAGCGGGGAGTCAGCTCAGTAAGAGCAGGCGGAAAAGACGACGCAAACGAGGGAAATCTGAAAGAAAACAACGGTGAATGCTTTATAGGGGCAAAGAGTTACCTGCTGTCATAGCGGTCAGAGAACCTGTCAAATTTGTACGTCGGTTGAAAGTCCAGAGGTCCCTCGTCAAACTCCTGCAGGACAGCCTCCTTCTTCTTCATCATGGTCAGCTGATGCAACCACACGGAGTGACAAGACAAGCATCACATTTAACATCCTCAGGCGATACGACGGCAGCATCCCAAATTGCATCCCATTCCCATAAGAGAGCACTTCATTCGGATCAGAGccctaagggccctggtcaaaagtagtgcaggtATAAAGTGAACAAACAGGCTGCCGTCTGAGACACATCATATATCTTACATGCAGGAAAACAAAGAAAACCGTGTTAAACGTGTTAAATGAAAAGCCACTGTCCGTTTTCCCACTCCAGTCAAATGGCGGTATAGTATTCTCCAAGACAGAGCAAAACAAATGCATCTCCCAGGAGTCTGACCTGGTCTTTGCTCCACAGCAAGTTCAACTTATGGCTGGTGATGCAGTTGCGCAGAAAATGCATGCCGTGATCTTGGATGCGGAAGTTTAAATCCCCAAACCAAAAGACCAgcctgagagaagagagggagtggagagagagggagtggagagagagggagtggagagagaggccaCTGTGAACGTTCAACACAGAGAGAGCACAGTAGTCCTTAAAATCCTATCACAAGCAGATGCCAGGCTCCACCACTTATAAAACACTGAGGCAGCAACAGTGTGAATACAGAAAAATGCCCACTCAGTTGACAACGTGCGTTTAATGTATACCGACTTGTGGTCGAGGACGTGGGGGGCCTTTTTGGGGCCGAAGGTCTGCGTGTCCAGGATGTACTCGAACTCGTCGACGCGCTGCGAGGCGTACTGCATGTGTGCCGCCAAGTGACAGTTGAGGAAGCAGAGCATGTGGCCATAGAAAGACAGGCGGATGGACACCCCGCCTTTATTCCCCTGTCAATCGATCAAACGTACAAATAACACCCTTCTGCTGCGAGGCTCACACACATAATGCCTTATAAGTGCATTTATAATGCCTTGTAACACTCACTATAAGGTGCCATAATAAGTAATAACCTCCACTGAGCCTGATCTTACCCAGTAGCCGAAGATGCCTGTGCGCGTGTAGGTTTCGTGGATGTCTCTAATGAATGGAACGTGGGCCAGTTTGGAGAAGAACAGCAGCAGGAGGCCCTGCATTCGGATGGAGGACACCTGCAAGCACAACAAGACTGTCATCTAAACCTGGGCAATTCAGAGTCTTTATGTAACCGGGGAAAAGACTAATGGCAGACTCAAAAGGGTGGAAGTGGAGAGACACATAAAGATGCTAATTATATCACTTTGAAAGACAGAGGTGAAAATAAACTGAGGACAAATGTTGAGAGCACATTTGTCTGTTGCTTCAGACTAAGGCTGGTGGCATAAAATGGTTCAAACCGGTCTATGGTGCTGGAGTGGTATTGTTAAGTGTTATGAAGCCATATTATCCTACTGTTGTACCTTCAGGTAGCCTCGTGGTGCCAGGCTGGACATGAAGAGATGGCTCCAGGAGTCCTCAACGGCCATGTCTATGATGAATCTGTGAGGAGCAGCGTACACCTCCTGGAGActacgagacacacacacacacacacacactttataacTATTGTTGCCAGTAACATTAGTATCATACAAATGAACCTACTGAAGCATTTTCTCCATGTCACTCTAAATAAACTTTGTCGACTTTACACAGGAGGCAACGGATTTTCCTGTCATGCCATTGTACTGTCTGTCTCAATCAATGTCCGATCAGCATGCCGTAGCGCCGTAACTCACCCAACCACGTAGAGGTCTGGACTCTTTGGGGAGTTCAGGTGAAGCAAGGAGCTGATGTCATCTGGAGGATCAGCTGTAGCGACATTCCACGTGACCATGTGAAGCctggagggagtgagtgtgagagagagtgtgagagagagtgtgagagtgtgagagagagtaaagaggggGCGATGGAaagcaagatagagagagagggagtgagaaagaggagtgtgagagagagaaagaaaagcagATCATGATTCACTCGCACAGCAGTTTTCTCCGAAACTCATGAGCGAAAAGCCTGACAAATTGGACTGCAACTTTCAGAAGCTTATCTAGTTACACAACAACATCATGTTTAGCCAGTCTTGAATGGACCGTGGTGGTTGATAAAGCCTAGTCACATCTCTCTAACCATAGTCTACATCAATTCAAAAACTGTGAAAGAAGAACACTTCTCAACAAATAACAAAGCCCATCAATTTCCATGTCCTCAGCACAGAACTAAACAGAACACAGACGTACGATCTCTATGGTCCTAACATCATTAGCCTTTCAGTTCTGTTAACAAAATGACATTTTGTGTTATCAAACCAAAAGATAAGCATGCCAGAGATTACGATCCAGAACGGAAGAGACTGCACACACCGCCTGCTCTGAGCTCAAGAGGGTGATCAACCAAAGGTCCAAGGACTAAAATCAAGACATGAAAAATGTGTCTAACTTCTCTATCAACTAAGACCCTGTGTATTCAGATAAAGACAGACAACATTGGAATAAAATGGAGAAGTCATTGCTGGGCATTTTAGTCAAGAAGAATCATTAGTATCCAGTCTTACAGTACATTGTATTCATCAACTAAACCCTTGCAATGAAGAACCATGTGCAATGCATTTTGATTTAAAACAACTCTGATGTTaaacaaacagagaaagaggaagtCAATTCGAAATAAGGCCAAAGAGTCAGAAAAGAGGAACTCTGCAGCGCCTATAAATGTCCACCTGAAGTTGTCTTTCTTGGTCCGGTTGGCCCTTTTACCACAGACGAGGAAGGCGTTGTCCAAGCTGCGTACCACCTGCTCTTGAAGCTGGGGCGAGGGGTCCAGGTCGTCCACGCAGGTCATGAGCTGGGCGAGGCGCTGGCGCAGCAGCAAGCGGCTGCCCGAGGACTGGGTGGCAGAGCTGGCTATGCTGTCCGAGCGGACGCGCCCTATGGGCGAACCGAACACCCGGCGGATCTCATCCATTGTGGGTGAGCTTCTGGAAGGAACCTCAGTGtcgggaagagaggaggaaaataTGGAGGTGGTCACTGATGCAATGATGAGTTCAGAAAGGCAGGTGGTTCTTCCTTGTTCACAAGGGGAATGTTTCACTGGAGATCAATAGTTTTTCCTTTAAATGGACATTTGGATACTTGAATATATTTGTAGAGATCCTAGGCAGTGTCTTCTACACTGGTCCAACTGCAGATTTAAGTCCTTGACAATTCTTTCTTGTTCCAAGATCCATCAATGGGAGACCCTCATCATTGCACTTTCCCTTGGCATCCTGTGTGAGTCTGAATTTGATATGAAAGACCATACAGAACTCCTGATGTCGCAAAAGCACAGAAATGGCTACAGTATAACAGGTGGAAGAAGAGTAGGATAGACCAGTTAAGACAGATCTGACGACTAATGTATACTTTCGGAGGAGCAATGATGCCTTTCATAAAATCCAGCCTCTGGAAGTGAATAAGGGACCTGAGAATATTTGTGGAGGGTCTGAAGTAGACTGAGAAGGATTACAGGTTAAGCAGGATCAAGAAGGGGCCACGTGAGACCCACTATGTGAAAACGACCCCTTAATGCTAGAAAATGCAACTTAGTCTATAATCATTTGCTCAACACCAGTCCACAATGAGGAAACTTCTAGCAAGGCTTAGAAGAGAAACACAAAGTGCCAGTGGTGGTAGTAGACCTTGGGCCCAATCATCTGCTTAACTGAACTTTCCTTCGATTTGGAAAGAGTGGCATGGATTATTTCTATAACATGTGTGGGAATGCAATGCATTGGGAAACCTAATCAGAACAATACTCCCAATATTATGCGCTCAGCTTTGTATTGGGTGCTGGCACTGGTAGACAATGTGAAGTT
This DNA window, taken from Oncorhynchus gorbuscha isolate QuinsamMale2020 ecotype Even-year linkage group LG13, OgorEven_v1.0, whole genome shotgun sequence, encodes the following:
- the LOC123992970 gene encoding inositol polyphosphate 5-phosphatase K-like isoform X2, encoding MEKDDGTREGNQSQVKNSVSMEKNCCTEDTFRLHMVTWNVATADPPDDISSLLHLNSPKSPDLYVVGLQEVYAAPHRFIIDMAVEDSWSHLFMSSLAPRGYLKVSSIRMQGLLLLFFSKLAHVPFIRDIHETYTRTGIFGYWGNKGGVSIRLSFYGHMLCFLNCHLAAHMQYASQRVDEFEYILDTQTFGPKKAPHVLDHKLVFWFGDLNFRIQDHGMHFLRNCITSHKLNLLWSKDQLTMMKKKEAVLQEFDEGPLDFQPTYKFDRFSDRYDSSGKMRKPAWTDRILWRVKPKESPPEEEKDEDRDSGLDEKNTKQQKEEEEEEFPLKLKQDSYTSNMEYGVSDHKPVIGIFTLELRKMYETPLVRVCAEGEWSADFDAMVIYSPLQPFPSSAWDWIGLYKVGFRSVSDYITYTWVKDDEVSFNDELTQVYVSKDEIPVVGGECVLCYYCSTLQCIVGISSPFKVQESKVAVEEGLAPENINGLDKATAS
- the LOC123992970 gene encoding inositol polyphosphate 5-phosphatase K-like isoform X1 — protein: MDEIRRVFGSPIGRVRSDSIASSATQSSGSRLLLRQRLAQLMTCVDDLDPSPQLQEQVVRSLDNAFLVCGKRANRTKKDNFRLHMVTWNVATADPPDDISSLLHLNSPKSPDLYVVGLQEVYAAPHRFIIDMAVEDSWSHLFMSSLAPRGYLKVSSIRMQGLLLLFFSKLAHVPFIRDIHETYTRTGIFGYWGNKGGVSIRLSFYGHMLCFLNCHLAAHMQYASQRVDEFEYILDTQTFGPKKAPHVLDHKLVFWFGDLNFRIQDHGMHFLRNCITSHKLNLLWSKDQLTMMKKKEAVLQEFDEGPLDFQPTYKFDRFSDRYDSSGKMRKPAWTDRILWRVKPKESPPEEEKDEDRDSGLDEKNTKQQKEEEEEEFPLKLKQDSYTSNMEYGVSDHKPVIGIFTLELRKMYETPLVRVCAEGEWSADFDAMVIYSPLQPFPSSAWDWIGLYKVGFRSVSDYITYTWVKDDEVSFNDELTQVYVSKDEIPVVGGECVLCYYCSTLQCIVGISSPFKVQESKVAVEEGLAPENINGLDKATAS